The following coding sequences lie in one Vibrio splendidus genomic window:
- a CDS encoding DMT family transporter — translation MKLGYLSIIVTLLIWASFFLSLKGGANSDLTPADIALTRFLIPALVLLPLMWKARSTIVAVPNRYLAGMFVGCGLPYLLVAGTAMQFVPVSHGSALVPGTLPLFVTGIAVLFFKQPLSRHRVVGLGLVLLGILLFLGSSLTSFNFEYTKGHLLFLCGSLMWATFTISARVANLNALVSAGFISFGSTLLLLVLIMTGTLPSHLMDTPISQWPVTELAVHSAVQGVGAGLIAAFTYLYAVNTLGAERSAAFGSATPAVATLLAIPLFNEIPDTMTWLALGSICIGSLVASNIFMKHDKSMQYQPPSHSKA, via the coding sequence ATGAAGCTTGGCTACCTATCTATTATTGTCACTCTGCTCATCTGGGCGAGCTTTTTCCTTTCTCTTAAAGGCGGCGCAAATTCAGACTTAACACCTGCAGACATCGCACTGACTCGATTCCTCATTCCTGCATTGGTGCTATTGCCTTTGATGTGGAAAGCGCGCAGCACGATCGTTGCTGTCCCGAATCGATACTTGGCTGGTATGTTTGTGGGGTGCGGGTTGCCTTATTTACTCGTTGCAGGGACAGCCATGCAGTTTGTTCCGGTATCACACGGGAGTGCCTTGGTTCCGGGAACGCTTCCTCTGTTCGTAACAGGGATCGCTGTACTCTTTTTTAAGCAGCCACTTAGCCGACACCGTGTCGTTGGTTTAGGTCTGGTTTTGCTTGGAATATTGTTGTTTCTGGGAAGTAGCCTAACCAGCTTCAACTTTGAATACACCAAAGGTCACTTGTTGTTTTTGTGTGGCAGCCTGATGTGGGCGACTTTTACCATCTCAGCACGTGTTGCCAATCTTAATGCACTTGTGAGTGCAGGTTTCATTTCATTCGGTTCCACTTTACTATTGCTGGTCCTCATCATGACAGGAACCCTCCCTAGCCATTTGATGGACACACCAATTTCACAATGGCCAGTTACTGAGCTTGCAGTGCATTCAGCTGTGCAAGGTGTGGGCGCCGGCTTAATCGCGGCATTCACATATTTATATGCTGTTAATACTTTAGGCGCTGAGCGCTCTGCTGCTTTTGGCAGTGCAACACCCGCTGTTGCAACCTTGTTGGCGATCCCACTGTTCAACGAAATTCCGGATACGATGACTTGGTTAGCGCTTGGTTCGATTTGCATCGGCAGCTTGGTCGCGAGCAACATTTTCATGAAGCATGACAAGTCTATGCAGTATCAACCGCCAAGCCATAGCAAAGCCTGA
- a CDS encoding exoribonuclease R, giving the protein MQRDYTLTCLNNMPREELEEFSLRMIHRLVPEDAMTELFTFEQEEVTNEERMQSAKFDAMLRMTAIALSEVNLAFSESDNSQQNIERMTRLLLWHFYAMSFNLEQAISLEIHCDKVEKILLKAPTEAFGWVKELTELLHFYAEVNEGKENG; this is encoded by the coding sequence ATGCAACGCGATTACACTTTAACTTGCTTAAACAACATGCCTCGTGAAGAACTAGAAGAATTTAGTTTAAGAATGATTCATCGCCTTGTCCCTGAAGATGCAATGACGGAACTGTTTACGTTCGAACAGGAAGAAGTGACCAATGAAGAGCGTATGCAATCAGCAAAGTTTGATGCGATGTTGCGAATGACAGCAATCGCGCTGAGTGAAGTGAATCTTGCGTTTAGTGAGTCGGATAACTCACAACAAAACATCGAACGCATGACTCGACTATTGCTTTGGCACTTCTATGCAATGTCGTTCAACCTTGAGCAAGCGATCAGCCTTGAAATTCACTGTGACAAAGTCGAGAAGATTTTGTTGAAAGCACCGACAGAAGCATTTGGTTGGGTAAAAGAACTCACAGAGTTGCTGCACTTCTATGCTGAGGTAAATGAAGGCAAAGAAAACGGATAG